The following are encoded together in the Phycisphaerae bacterium genome:
- a CDS encoding class I SAM-dependent methyltransferase, which produces MPEVQTPIRQPGSFRDPSGFVFEFNGRILRAVDEDCLRTVRELLDGGLLGRLIDEGLIVPTSLVESPDLLRRLKAVYPGQAGFLEHERIHPVSYPYEWSPSMLADAGVCTIDLQIRLLEHGFSLKDATAYNIQFRHGRPVFIDVPSIERPPRLDVWIALGQFGRMFTNPLLLNRYKGQSLRSCFLADLDGSDVSRVQRAFGRLERLSPRLLLDVTLPYWLGRRASRLGDAGPRRLTCRQTTPAAQIINLRRLRSKLRNLAARNGSAGHWATYSETCSYTDRAEESKVREVRRFLTEHRPASVLDVGSNTGRYSMLALEAGAKVVSIDSDQDCIDLLYRRIRHCGHPILPLCVDIANPSPAIGFRNRERASFLERVRADCVLALALIHHLHVSANLPVAGIRDMLADLCDRHLVLEFVPTDDVMFRKLMQFRVDVYQDFTLDACIRAFEERFDVLRQVPVVDSRRTLLFMRKKDA; this is translated from the coding sequence ATGCCGGAAGTTCAAACACCAATCAGGCAGCCGGGATCATTTCGCGATCCCAGCGGGTTCGTGTTCGAATTCAACGGTCGAATTCTGCGCGCCGTCGACGAAGACTGTCTGCGGACTGTTCGAGAACTTCTCGACGGCGGCCTGCTTGGTCGACTGATCGATGAAGGGTTGATCGTCCCCACCTCGCTTGTTGAATCGCCCGATCTCCTGCGGCGATTGAAGGCCGTTTACCCAGGGCAGGCAGGCTTCCTCGAACATGAACGTATTCATCCTGTCAGCTACCCGTACGAGTGGTCCCCGTCCATGCTGGCCGATGCCGGCGTCTGCACTATCGACTTGCAGATTCGGCTGCTGGAACACGGTTTCTCGCTGAAGGATGCCACTGCCTACAATATTCAGTTTCGCCACGGCCGGCCGGTGTTCATCGATGTTCCCTCGATCGAACGTCCGCCACGATTGGACGTTTGGATTGCCCTTGGCCAGTTCGGGCGCATGTTCACGAATCCCTTGTTATTAAACCGCTATAAGGGGCAGAGCTTACGATCATGTTTCCTCGCCGATCTTGACGGAAGTGACGTCAGCCGCGTGCAACGGGCCTTCGGCAGGCTGGAACGGCTAAGCCCGCGGCTACTGCTGGATGTGACGCTGCCTTACTGGTTGGGCCGCCGGGCGTCGAGGTTGGGCGACGCCGGGCCGCGTCGGCTCACGTGCAGGCAAACGACGCCCGCCGCACAGATCATCAATCTTCGCCGGCTGCGGTCCAAGCTCAGAAACCTGGCTGCCAGGAACGGTTCTGCCGGCCACTGGGCGACGTACAGCGAGACGTGCAGCTACACCGACCGTGCCGAAGAATCCAAGGTTCGCGAGGTCCGGCGTTTCCTGACGGAACACCGGCCCGCGTCCGTCCTTGACGTCGGCAGCAACACCGGTCGCTACTCGATGCTGGCACTCGAGGCCGGCGCAAAGGTCGTCTCGATCGACAGCGATCAGGATTGCATCGACTTGCTGTATCGCAGGATCCGCCACTGCGGACATCCGATTCTTCCCCTTTGCGTGGATATCGCCAATCCCAGCCCTGCGATCGGCTTCCGCAATCGCGAGCGAGCGAGCTTCCTCGAACGTGTCCGGGCGGATTGCGTCCTGGCCTTGGCACTCATTCATCACTTGCACGTCAGCGCTAATCTGCCCGTAGCCGGGATTCGAGACATGCTGGCCGATCTGTGCGATCGGCATTTGGTTCTCGAATTCGTACCCACCGACGACGTGATGTTCCGCAAGCTCATGCAGTTTCGCGTGGATGTGTACCAGGATTTCACGCTCGACGCTTGTATCCGGGCTTTCGAGGAGCGATTTGACGTCTTGCGGCAGGTTCCCGTCGTGGATTCCCGGCGGACGCTGCTGTTCATGCGCAAGAAGGACGCATGA
- a CDS encoding glycosyltransferase family 2 protein, with translation MALECSIVIPLCNEEQSLPTLHQRLSAVMRRLAIPYEIIYVDDGSRDRTAEVIRDLHVQDSTVKGVFLSRNFGHQAALCAGLEAATGRSVITMDGDLQDPPEVIPDLIEKWRSGYQVVFARRRSRRENIFKKAAYFSFYRLLRQMSEIAIPLDTGDFALMDRRALDEMNSLPERTRFLRGLRSWVGFRQAEIEYDREPRHTGETKYTFRRLLRLAMDGILSFSDAPLKAITLTGGLISAIALSILAVSVSGLWSAASGKGVLTLGAALSLLGGIQLIGLGVVGEYMSRIYREVRGRPMYVAKERLGFQRMPRPVPDVLDFLSTDVRQRRQRVTAARLSPSRSMERSGHENSA, from the coding sequence GTGGCTCTTGAGTGCTCGATCGTCATTCCCCTGTGCAACGAAGAGCAGAGCTTGCCGACGCTTCATCAGCGTCTGAGCGCGGTCATGCGACGTCTGGCGATTCCCTACGAGATCATTTACGTCGACGACGGCAGTCGCGATCGCACGGCGGAGGTCATTCGCGATCTTCACGTGCAGGACTCGACCGTCAAAGGCGTGTTCCTGTCGCGAAACTTCGGCCATCAGGCGGCGCTGTGCGCGGGCTTGGAAGCCGCAACGGGCCGATCAGTCATCACCATGGATGGCGATTTACAGGATCCGCCGGAGGTGATCCCGGACCTGATCGAAAAATGGAGAAGCGGATATCAGGTCGTTTTTGCACGGCGTCGCAGTCGCCGCGAGAACATTTTCAAGAAGGCCGCTTACTTCAGCTTCTACCGATTGTTGCGACAGATGAGCGAAATTGCGATTCCGCTGGACACGGGTGACTTCGCACTCATGGATCGCCGAGCCCTGGACGAAATGAACAGCCTTCCCGAAAGAACGCGATTCCTTCGCGGACTGCGAAGCTGGGTCGGTTTCCGGCAGGCGGAGATCGAATACGACCGTGAACCTCGGCACACGGGCGAAACCAAATACACCTTTCGCCGTTTGCTTCGTCTGGCGATGGATGGCATTCTGTCATTCTCCGATGCGCCGCTGAAGGCCATCACCTTGACCGGCGGTCTCATTTCCGCGATCGCCCTGTCAATCCTGGCGGTCAGCGTGTCGGGTTTGTGGTCGGCGGCAAGTGGAAAAGGCGTGCTCACACTGGGCGCTGCTCTGAGTCTACTGGGAGGCATTCAGCTTATCGGACTGGGCGTGGTCGGAGAGTACATGTCCCGCATCTATCGCGAGGTTCGCGGACGGCCCATGTACGTAGCGAAAGAACGCCTTGGTTTTCAGCGGATGCCCCGGCCGGTGCCGGATGTGCTTGACTTCCTGAGCACGGACGTCAGGCAGCGTCGACAGCGTGTTACGGCCGCACGTTTGTCGCCGTCCAGGTCAATGGAGAGATCTGGTCACGAAAACAGCGCCTGA
- a CDS encoding MBOAT family O-acyltransferase produces the protein MLFNSFIFVGFLSVVLPLYYVLSHKWQNRMLLAASYVFYGAWDWRFCFLLAGTTLVDFQVARAIDRTADERRRKLLLLLSLSFGLGVLGFFKYCGFFVDSLNDLLACFGLGRMHWAVKVILPVGISFYTFQSLSYTIDVYRRRLKPVDGLVDYGLYVAYFPQLVAGPIERAINLLPRIMTKRTVGPAQIATAAQLVLMGYLKKIAIADAVAPCVEQIFSRPTACSSLKLLLGVYLFAVQIYCDFSGYSDIARGVSRWFGIELMVNFRQPYLSADIVDFWRRWHISLSTWLRDYLYIPLGGNRCGRLKTYRNLMITMLLGGLWHGAAWTFVIWGGLHGLYLSAAKLIGIRPMEQQIRTPRQLAAFGLRVLATFHLVCLGWVFFRAGSLDVAWSYLTGLAQLTTAVELRLVCVTGFYLTLMLLIDLPCWVRNEEYPLTTRTRWYVRGLAQATAVILISFVGAGHGTAFIYFRF, from the coding sequence ATGCTGTTTAACAGCTTCATATTCGTTGGCTTCCTGTCGGTCGTACTGCCGCTGTACTACGTCTTGTCGCATAAGTGGCAGAACCGCATGCTGCTGGCGGCCAGCTACGTGTTCTACGGAGCCTGGGACTGGCGTTTCTGTTTCCTGCTCGCGGGTACGACGCTGGTCGACTTTCAGGTTGCCCGAGCGATCGATCGTACCGCCGACGAACGTCGTAGAAAACTGCTGCTCCTGCTGAGCCTCTCGTTCGGGCTGGGTGTCCTGGGATTCTTCAAATACTGCGGCTTCTTTGTGGACAGCCTGAACGATCTGCTGGCCTGCTTCGGACTGGGCCGGATGCACTGGGCTGTCAAGGTCATTCTCCCCGTCGGCATCAGTTTCTATACTTTCCAGTCCCTCAGCTACACGATCGACGTATATCGTCGCCGGCTCAAGCCCGTTGATGGTCTCGTGGATTACGGCCTGTACGTCGCCTACTTTCCGCAGCTTGTGGCCGGGCCGATTGAGCGGGCGATCAACCTGCTGCCGCGGATCATGACAAAGCGTACCGTCGGTCCCGCGCAAATCGCCACCGCTGCGCAGCTCGTGCTCATGGGTTATCTCAAAAAGATTGCCATCGCCGACGCCGTGGCCCCCTGCGTCGAACAAATCTTCAGCCGGCCGACCGCGTGCTCCTCGCTGAAGCTGCTTCTCGGCGTTTATCTCTTCGCCGTCCAGATCTACTGCGACTTTTCCGGATACAGCGACATCGCCCGCGGCGTGAGCCGATGGTTTGGTATCGAGTTGATGGTCAACTTCCGGCAGCCGTATCTGTCGGCCGACATCGTCGACTTCTGGCGCCGCTGGCACATTTCGCTTTCCACCTGGTTGCGCGATTACCTTTACATCCCGTTGGGTGGTAATCGTTGTGGCCGGCTGAAAACCTACCGCAACCTGATGATCACCATGTTGCTGGGGGGGTTGTGGCACGGGGCCGCGTGGACCTTCGTCATCTGGGGAGGTCTGCACGGGCTCTATCTCAGCGCAGCCAAGCTGATCGGGATTCGCCCAATGGAGCAGCAGATCCGTACGCCGCGCCAACTCGCAGCGTTCGGGCTGCGTGTTCTGGCGACCTTCCATCTTGTGTGTCTGGGCTGGGTGTTTTTCCGGGCCGGCAGCTTGGACGTGGCGTGGAGTTATCTGACTGGACTTGCTCAACTGACGACGGCCGTGGAGCTGCGGTTGGTTTGCGTCACGGGGTTCTACCTGACTCTGATGCTGTTGATTGATCTGCCTTGCTGGGTGAGGAACGAGGAGTATCCCTTGACCACCCGGACTCGCTGGTATGTCCGCGGGTTGGCACAGGCGACGGCCGTGATTCTGATTTCCTTTGTCGGAGCCGGTCATGGAACGGCGTTCATCTATTTTCGCTTTTGA
- a CDS encoding sulfatase-like hydrolase/transferase: MASRFVASLMAVFILFGPYLSNSLGDLTRYLHMWQRSDMVLVLSIVVVLAALATLADGLLRKLARPTLMRLYHHLFVLVVGAGILANVAFYGDKSQGWRIGRTGMEMQTLWLILVAVVAYSFAKPASRLVFWCGRACLIASPVVPIVAFQLLAAPTYPLAADPLVSTSVVPASGGDAEVDRPPVYLFVFDEWSYERTFTEGAPKTAFPNLADLAARSVVFHDAHSPGEDTATSMPALLFQTNLRPVVKNGSVGFDRDGRVVPRSDLECLFSVVADQGYRRIMIGAFLPYQAWLGDQVDICRSYCYYPRADGMLSWVTIHGFNAVSYLTDPWSVLAYAKLKTRMNDRQILTVHERTRNDAFSVIRDQPAAAFAVIHYMLPHEPFILDPDGTYRGPDDSAWIRPNVEGYTRNLEGLDRLIGEFVQAMHGAGRFDDALVIVTSDHSWRFDPARKSGTIVTPVTHVPLLIKLPGQQTPVSISNRFETRRLGSLIRWVIASPPSPGQIESLVRQWVEGNAQRDAVTWVVPRPPVCGR; the protein is encoded by the coding sequence GTGGCCTCACGGTTTGTCGCCTCGCTGATGGCCGTGTTTATCCTCTTTGGTCCCTACCTGTCCAACTCCCTTGGCGATCTCACGCGGTATCTGCACATGTGGCAGCGCAGCGACATGGTTCTGGTGCTGAGCATCGTCGTCGTACTGGCGGCTCTTGCCACGCTTGCTGATGGGCTGCTTCGCAAGCTCGCCAGGCCGACCCTGATGCGCCTCTACCATCACCTTTTTGTGCTTGTTGTTGGCGCAGGCATCTTGGCGAATGTGGCTTTCTACGGCGACAAGTCGCAAGGTTGGCGCATCGGCCGGACGGGCATGGAGATGCAAACGCTCTGGTTGATCCTGGTGGCCGTAGTGGCATATTCCTTCGCCAAGCCGGCTTCGAGGCTGGTTTTCTGGTGCGGCCGGGCGTGCCTCATCGCATCACCCGTGGTGCCGATCGTGGCGTTTCAACTGCTGGCGGCCCCGACGTATCCATTGGCCGCCGATCCGCTGGTTTCAACCTCGGTCGTGCCGGCGTCGGGCGGCGACGCTGAGGTCGACAGGCCGCCGGTTTATCTGTTCGTTTTCGACGAGTGGTCCTATGAGCGGACCTTCACGGAGGGCGCTCCGAAGACGGCTTTTCCCAATCTGGCTGATCTGGCCGCGCGGTCCGTTGTCTTTCATGATGCTCATTCCCCGGGCGAAGATACCGCAACCTCGATGCCCGCCCTGTTGTTTCAGACGAACCTTCGGCCCGTCGTGAAGAACGGCAGTGTCGGCTTTGACCGCGATGGCCGCGTGGTCCCGAGGTCCGACTTGGAATGCCTGTTCTCAGTGGTTGCCGACCAAGGCTATCGACGCATTATGATCGGGGCGTTTCTCCCATACCAAGCGTGGCTCGGCGATCAGGTCGATATCTGTCGAAGCTACTGCTACTACCCGCGAGCGGATGGAATGCTGAGCTGGGTGACGATCCACGGTTTCAACGCGGTCTCATACTTGACGGACCCGTGGAGCGTTCTGGCTTACGCCAAACTCAAGACCCGCATGAACGACCGGCAGATTCTCACGGTGCACGAGCGGACGCGGAACGACGCCTTCTCCGTCATCCGAGACCAGCCGGCCGCCGCGTTCGCGGTGATCCACTACATGCTTCCCCATGAACCGTTCATCCTCGATCCGGACGGCACCTATCGTGGGCCCGACGACTCGGCGTGGATTCGGCCGAACGTCGAGGGATACACGAGGAACTTGGAGGGGCTCGATCGCCTGATCGGTGAGTTCGTGCAGGCCATGCATGGCGCGGGACGGTTCGACGATGCGCTCGTCATTGTGACTTCGGATCATTCCTGGCGGTTCGATCCGGCCAGAAAGTCCGGTACGATCGTCACTCCGGTCACCCACGTGCCGTTGCTTATCAAACTTCCCGGTCAGCAAACGCCGGTTTCGATCTCGAATCGATTTGAAACCCGCCGCCTCGGTTCACTGATTCGATGGGTAATCGCTTCCCCTCCGTCGCCGGGACAGATCGAGAGTCTTGTCAGGCAATGGGTCGAGGGAAACGCGCAACGCGATGCCGTGACGTGGGTGGTTCCGCGCCCGCCCGTGTGCGGCCGGTGA